The DNA region ACCGTGTACAGCTGCAAGCTGCGCGAGGGGCTGAAGTTCTCCAACGGCAACACGCTTGACGCGAAGGCCGTCAAGCACTCCATCGACCGGATCAAGAAGATCAACGTCAACGGCGGCCCCGCCGGTCTGCTGAACAGCCTCTCCCGGGTCGAGGCGAAGGGCGACCAGGAGGTCGTCTTCCACCTGAACCAGCCCGACGCGACGTTCCCCTTCGTGCTCTCCACGCCCGCCATGTCGATCGTGGACCCCGAGGACTATCCCGCGAACGCGCTCCGCAAGGACGGCAAGGTCACCGGCTCGGGGCCGTACAGCCTGGAGTCCTACGAAGAGGGCAAGCAGGCCGAGCTCGTCAAGAACGGCAACTACAAGGGCATCGCGGACCGGAAGAACAACGCCGTCACCATCCGCTACTTCCAGGAGTCGGCCGCGATGGCCGACGCTCTCAGGGACAAGCAGATCGACGTCGTCTACCGCGGTCTGCGCGCCTCGGACATCGTGGACATCCAGGACAACAGCGGGGACGAGGGTCTCCAGCTCGTCGAGAACCCCACCACCGAGATCAGCTACCTGGTGTTCAACCCCAAGGACCCGTGGGCCAAGAAGGTCTCCGTCCGCAAGGCGATCGCCCAGATCGTCGACCGGCCCGCGCTCGCCCACAACATCTACAAGGACACCGTCGAGCCGCTGTACTCGATGATCCCCAAGGGCCTGGTCGGCCACACCACGGGCTTCTTCGACGACTTCGGGAACCCCAGCTCCGCCAAGGCCAAGCAGATCCTGGCGGAGGACGGCATCACCGAGCCCGTCCCGCTCACCCTCTGGTACACGACCGACCGCTACGGCTCCCAGACCAAGCCGGCCTTCGAGGAGCTCAAGCGGCAGCTGGAGGAATCCGACCTGTTCAAGGTCACGCTCAAGAGCCGCCCCTGGAAGACGTACGTCGGCGGTTACCAGAAGGGCGAGTACCCGGTCTTCGGGCGCGGCTGGTTCCCCGACTTCCCGGACGCCGACAACTTCATCGCGCCCTTCGTGGGCGAGCAGAACGCGCTCGGCACGCCGTACGACACCCCTGAGATCACCGGCAAGCTGATACCCGACTCGCGCCGGGAGAGCGACCGCGGGGCGGTGGCCCCGGAGTTCGAGAAGGCCCAGCAGATCCTGCTGGACGACGCCCGTCTGCTGCCGCTGTGGCAGGGCAAGCAGCACGTCGCCGCGAACGAGGAGATCGGCGGCGCCGAGAACGCCATCGACCCGGCGACGATGATGGCGATGTGGGAGCTGTACTGGAA from Streptomyces sp. NBC_00258 includes:
- a CDS encoding ABC transporter substrate-binding protein, which codes for MFKRDRYLRQMGAITSISLVAGCGIFSSDSSDEGKSILVGTTSEPSTLDPAASWDNSWELFRNVHQTLLNFPTGASEPEPDAAESCQFTDGASTVYSCKLREGLKFSNGNTLDAKAVKHSIDRIKKINVNGGPAGLLNSLSRVEAKGDQEVVFHLNQPDATFPFVLSTPAMSIVDPEDYPANALRKDGKVTGSGPYSLESYEEGKQAELVKNGNYKGIADRKNNAVTIRYFQESAAMADALRDKQIDVVYRGLRASDIVDIQDNSGDEGLQLVENPTTEISYLVFNPKDPWAKKVSVRKAIAQIVDRPALAHNIYKDTVEPLYSMIPKGLVGHTTGFFDDFGNPSSAKAKQILAEDGITEPVPLTLWYTTDRYGSQTKPAFEELKRQLEESDLFKVTLKSRPWKTYVGGYQKGEYPVFGRGWFPDFPDADNFIAPFVGEQNALGTPYDTPEITGKLIPDSRRESDRGAVAPEFEKAQQILLDDARLLPLWQGKQHVAANEEIGGAENAIDPATMMAMWELYWKTSW